The Tripterygium wilfordii isolate XIE 37 chromosome 17, ASM1340144v1, whole genome shotgun sequence genome has a window encoding:
- the LOC119982463 gene encoding uncharacterized protein OsI_027940, protein MSRHPELKWAQRQDKVFITVQLPDSKDAKVNLEGEGIFTFSASSGAENHLYELKLELHDKVNVEESKVNVGPRSIFCILEKAEKGWWKKLLRGDGKAPHYVKVDWDKWVDEDEDNGHGDLDLGGMDFSNFGGMGDMGGMDMGDDGPGEFDDSDDEDEVAMPEAEDVEKTGAEKAAEKDADMSIAGRQEDKK, encoded by the exons ATGAG TCGCCATCCTGAGCTGAAATGGGCCCAGAGGCAAGACAAAGTTTTTATCACAGTGCAATTGCCTGATTCAAAGGATGCAAAGGTCAATCTCGAGGGAGAAGGTATCTTTACTTTCTCAGCTAGTAGTGGAGCTGAAAACCACCTTTATGAACTGAAATTGGAGCTTCATGATAAGGTCAATGTGGAG GAAAGTAAAGTCAATGTAGGGCCGAGGAGCATTTTCTGCATCTTGGAGAAAGCTGAAAAGGGGTGGTGGAAAAAGTTATTGCGTGGAGATGGCAAGGCGCCTCATTATGTGAAGGTAGATTGGGACAAATGGGTGGACGAAGATGAAGATAATG GTCATGGTGATTTAGACCTGGGAGGGATGGATTTCTCT AATTTCGGGGGTATGGGGGACATGGGCGGCATGGACATGGGTGATGATGGTCCGGGTGAATTTGATGATAGTGATGATGAAG ATGAAGTTGCGATGCCAGAAGCAGAGGACGTTGAGAAGACAGGAGCTGAGAAGGCTGCAGAAAAAGATGCTGATATGAGTATAGCAGGCAGACaagaagataaaaaataa
- the LOC119982462 gene encoding WD repeat-containing protein GTS1-like isoform X1 gives MMEEASEMMEVEEPKSQMNPDSIKRFGLKNFIPTNFGDGYVFQIAPKEDLSQMAVSLSTNMVKLYSPESGQFIGECNGHSGTINHLSFSGPSGPHVLHSCSSDGTLRAWDTRTFHEVSGVSASSSQEIFSFSFGGSTNNLLSTGCKSQVPFLILFWDWRNKKQVACLEDSHTDDVTQVHFAPDNCNKLVSASVDGLICIFDTDGDINDDDNLYSVSNVGSSIGKVGFFGESYQKLWCLTYIETLSIWDWKDGRNEANLQDARSLASDSWPLYHVDYFVDCHHSGDRLWVIGGTNTGSIGYFPVDYTGGGRIRSPEAILGGGHIGVVRSVLPMSSESGGPAQSRGIFGWTGGEDGRLCCWLSDDSNNINRSWISGDLVTRSPRINRRNRHSPY, from the exons ATGATGGAAGAAGCTTCAGAGATGATGGAAGTGGAAGAACCTAAAAGTCAAATGAATCCGGATTCCATCAAGCGTTTTGGACTAAAGAACTTCATCCCAACTAACTTTGGCGACGGCTATGTATTCCAAATTGCCCCTAA GGAGGATTTGTCACAAATGGCGGTTTCTCTGTCAACCAACATGGTGAAGCTGTACTCACCAGAGTCAGGTCAGTTCATTGGAGAGTGTAATGGTCACTCTGGTACTATTAACCACCTCTCCTTCTCTGGTCCATCTGGCCCTCATGTCTTGCACTCTTGCTCCTCTGATGGCACTCTCAGAGCTTGGGACACTAGAACCTTTCACGAG GTGTCAGGTGTAAGTGCTAGCTCATCTCaagagatctttagcttctcaTTTGGAGGATCCACCAATAATCTTCTTTCTACTGGATGCAAATCCCAGGTTCCATTTTTG ATACTTTTCTGGGATTGGAGGAACAAGAAGCAAGTCGCATGCCTAGAAGATTCTCATACAGATGATGTTACCCAG GTTCACTTTGCCCCAGACAATTGCAACAAGCTTGTCTCTGCTTCAGTAGATGGGTTGATATGCATATTCGATACAGATGGAGATATCAATGATGATGACAATTTATATTCT GTGAGTAATGTAGGAAGTTCAATTGGGAAAGTGGGATTTTTTGGAGAATCCTATCAGAAGCTCTGGTGTTTGACGTATATCGAAACTTTAAG TATTTGGGATTGGAAGGATGGTAGAAACGAAGCAAACTTGCAGGATGCTCGCTCATTAGCCTCTGACAGTTGGCCGCTGTATCAT GTTGATTATTTCGTCGATTGTCACCACTCAGGAGACCGATTATGGGTGATTGGCGGCACCAATACTGGTTCTATAGGTTATTTCCCTGTAGATTACACAGGAGGGGGGAGAATACGATCCCCGGAAGCAATTCTTGGAGGTGGCCATAtaggtgttgttagaagtgttttGCCAATGTCAAGCGAGAGTGGTGGGCCTGCCCAAAGCCGAGGCATATTTGGATGGACAGGTGGTGAAGACGGTCGCTTGTGTTGCTGGTTGTCTGATGATTCCAATAACATAAATCGATCCTGGATTTCGGGCGATCTAGTTACAAGATCCCCTCGGATCAACAGAAGAAATCGACATAGCCCATAttag
- the LOC119982462 gene encoding WD repeat-containing protein GTS1-like isoform X2, which produces MMEEASEMMEVEEPKSQMNPDSIKRFGLKNFIPTNFGDGYVFQIAPKEDLSQMAVSLSTNMVKLYSPESGQFIGECNGHSGTINHLSFSGPSGPHVLHSCSSDGTLRAWDTRTFHEVSGVSASSSQEIFSFSFGGSTNNLLSTGCKSQILFWDWRNKKQVACLEDSHTDDVTQVHFAPDNCNKLVSASVDGLICIFDTDGDINDDDNLYSVSNVGSSIGKVGFFGESYQKLWCLTYIETLSIWDWKDGRNEANLQDARSLASDSWPLYHVDYFVDCHHSGDRLWVIGGTNTGSIGYFPVDYTGGGRIRSPEAILGGGHIGVVRSVLPMSSESGGPAQSRGIFGWTGGEDGRLCCWLSDDSNNINRSWISGDLVTRSPRINRRNRHSPY; this is translated from the exons ATGATGGAAGAAGCTTCAGAGATGATGGAAGTGGAAGAACCTAAAAGTCAAATGAATCCGGATTCCATCAAGCGTTTTGGACTAAAGAACTTCATCCCAACTAACTTTGGCGACGGCTATGTATTCCAAATTGCCCCTAA GGAGGATTTGTCACAAATGGCGGTTTCTCTGTCAACCAACATGGTGAAGCTGTACTCACCAGAGTCAGGTCAGTTCATTGGAGAGTGTAATGGTCACTCTGGTACTATTAACCACCTCTCCTTCTCTGGTCCATCTGGCCCTCATGTCTTGCACTCTTGCTCCTCTGATGGCACTCTCAGAGCTTGGGACACTAGAACCTTTCACGAG GTGTCAGGTGTAAGTGCTAGCTCATCTCaagagatctttagcttctcaTTTGGAGGATCCACCAATAATCTTCTTTCTACTGGATGCAAATCCCAG ATACTTTTCTGGGATTGGAGGAACAAGAAGCAAGTCGCATGCCTAGAAGATTCTCATACAGATGATGTTACCCAG GTTCACTTTGCCCCAGACAATTGCAACAAGCTTGTCTCTGCTTCAGTAGATGGGTTGATATGCATATTCGATACAGATGGAGATATCAATGATGATGACAATTTATATTCT GTGAGTAATGTAGGAAGTTCAATTGGGAAAGTGGGATTTTTTGGAGAATCCTATCAGAAGCTCTGGTGTTTGACGTATATCGAAACTTTAAG TATTTGGGATTGGAAGGATGGTAGAAACGAAGCAAACTTGCAGGATGCTCGCTCATTAGCCTCTGACAGTTGGCCGCTGTATCAT GTTGATTATTTCGTCGATTGTCACCACTCAGGAGACCGATTATGGGTGATTGGCGGCACCAATACTGGTTCTATAGGTTATTTCCCTGTAGATTACACAGGAGGGGGGAGAATACGATCCCCGGAAGCAATTCTTGGAGGTGGCCATAtaggtgttgttagaagtgttttGCCAATGTCAAGCGAGAGTGGTGGGCCTGCCCAAAGCCGAGGCATATTTGGATGGACAGGTGGTGAAGACGGTCGCTTGTGTTGCTGGTTGTCTGATGATTCCAATAACATAAATCGATCCTGGATTTCGGGCGATCTAGTTACAAGATCCCCTCGGATCAACAGAAGAAATCGACATAGCCCATAttag